From one Nitrosococcus halophilus Nc 4 genomic stretch:
- a CDS encoding glycoside hydrolase family 31 protein, with the protein MTESAVSCGSLIKWALSDRVLMAHHERGILEIELIADEILRVRFNPQGIFTPRRSWDVVKEEGLQPSAPLQCREVPEKLIVQAPSCEIEIHRGTGQLRFRHISGHSFAEDLSGPYWRTVSLEETQIVARAGDRLPAGKAQMGIAVEKGMAANEGYYGFGQRTGKLNRRYRRLTNWNVDLAGASHSRGDDNLYQACPFFLAARPGFAWGLFLHSTWYNQFDVGASQEDRLRIFTLGGELDYYLLTGPTPAAVVEQLTRLTGRPLLPPLWALGFHQSRWSYSNDQEVEGIAQDFRARNIPLDVVHLDIDYMEGFRVFTWDTERFADPQETINRLHAQGIRVVAILDPGVKGELQKGYGVADEGVAKEVFITNPDGSLFRGYCWPGEALFPDFSRSLVREWWGEQQRVLLEAGVDGLWNDMNEPSIFDRPFGEPNLQQQPMPLAAPQGEAGERTCHAEVHNLYGALMAQASYEGLRRLRPHKRPWVLTRSAFLGTQRYAVSWMGDNSSWWEHLELSLPQLASMGLCGMPHVGVDIGGFYENAHSELYARWMELGTFYPFMRCHTALGTRLQEPWCFGPEVEALSRRAILLRYRLLPYFYTLAHLAHRTGAPLVRPLLYQFPEQPELYPVEDQWMVGPHLMVAPIYQPGARQRLVHLPQGLWYDFWTGEPLSGGKPRVWEAPLGKPGVFVPAGALLTLGNPRQSTNEPLAELTLAVYPGVSGHWTLIEDDGDSNDYQQGGIAETRFALESDGAAVIVHVDRRQGPYQPSPRMFTLKVYLPQPPKQVLFDDLVINDGQWESTSQALLFSYTDDGQAHRLVISHLS; encoded by the coding sequence ATGACTGAGAGTGCGGTGAGCTGCGGCTCCCTCATAAAATGGGCATTATCTGACAGGGTGCTGATGGCCCACCATGAACGGGGGATCCTGGAGATTGAATTAATCGCGGATGAGATTTTGCGGGTGCGGTTTAATCCTCAAGGCATTTTTACGCCGCGCCGTTCCTGGGATGTGGTCAAGGAAGAGGGCTTGCAGCCAAGTGCGCCCTTACAATGCCGGGAAGTCCCCGAAAAACTGATTGTTCAAGCGCCTAGCTGTGAGATCGAAATCCACCGGGGGACAGGGCAGTTGCGTTTTCGTCATATTTCTGGGCATTCTTTTGCAGAAGATCTCAGTGGACCCTATTGGCGAACCGTTTCCCTAGAGGAGACTCAAATCGTCGCTAGAGCAGGCGACAGGCTTCCAGCAGGGAAGGCCCAGATGGGGATTGCCGTGGAAAAAGGGATGGCGGCTAATGAAGGGTACTATGGTTTTGGCCAGCGGACTGGCAAGCTCAATCGCCGCTACCGCCGCCTTACCAATTGGAATGTGGATTTGGCGGGGGCAAGTCATTCCCGGGGAGATGACAATCTTTACCAAGCTTGCCCGTTTTTTCTAGCCGCACGCCCGGGTTTTGCCTGGGGCCTTTTTCTCCACTCCACTTGGTACAACCAATTCGATGTGGGGGCTAGCCAAGAGGACCGGTTGCGGATTTTTACCCTGGGCGGGGAGCTGGATTATTACCTATTGACCGGCCCTACTCCCGCAGCCGTGGTTGAACAACTCACCCGTTTAACTGGCCGGCCCTTGCTGCCGCCCCTTTGGGCCTTGGGCTTTCACCAATCTCGCTGGAGCTATTCAAACGATCAAGAAGTAGAAGGGATTGCTCAAGATTTTCGCGCCCGCAATATTCCCTTGGATGTGGTGCACTTGGATATCGATTACATGGAGGGATTTCGGGTCTTTACTTGGGATACAGAACGGTTTGCCGACCCCCAGGAAACCATAAACCGTCTCCATGCCCAGGGGATTCGGGTGGTGGCTATCCTTGACCCGGGGGTTAAGGGGGAACTACAAAAAGGCTATGGGGTCGCCGATGAGGGAGTTGCTAAGGAGGTATTTATCACTAATCCTGATGGCAGCCTCTTTAGGGGCTATTGTTGGCCCGGTGAAGCCCTTTTTCCCGATTTCAGCCGCTCCTTGGTCCGTGAATGGTGGGGCGAACAACAGCGGGTCTTACTGGAGGCAGGGGTAGATGGCCTCTGGAATGATATGAACGAACCTTCCATTTTTGACCGCCCCTTTGGGGAACCTAATCTCCAACAGCAGCCTATGCCGCTGGCCGCGCCCCAGGGGGAAGCGGGAGAGCGTACTTGCCATGCCGAGGTGCACAACCTCTATGGTGCCCTCATGGCTCAGGCGAGCTACGAGGGTTTGCGGCGTTTACGCCCCCATAAGCGACCCTGGGTACTGACCCGAAGCGCCTTTTTAGGAACCCAGCGGTATGCCGTGAGTTGGATGGGGGATAATAGTTCCTGGTGGGAGCACTTGGAGTTGAGTTTGCCTCAACTTGCTAGCATGGGGTTGTGTGGCATGCCCCACGTGGGGGTGGATATTGGGGGCTTTTATGAAAATGCTCATTCGGAACTTTATGCTCGCTGGATGGAGCTGGGGACCTTTTATCCCTTTATGCGCTGCCATACGGCACTGGGTACCCGATTACAAGAGCCCTGGTGCTTTGGGCCGGAGGTGGAAGCACTCAGCCGACGGGCGATTCTGTTGCGCTATCGCCTCTTGCCCTATTTTTATACCCTGGCCCATCTAGCTCACCGCACCGGTGCGCCTCTGGTGCGCCCATTGCTTTACCAATTCCCCGAGCAACCGGAACTTTACCCGGTGGAAGACCAGTGGATGGTGGGTCCCCACCTCATGGTGGCCCCGATTTATCAACCGGGAGCAAGACAGCGTTTGGTCCACCTTCCCCAGGGGCTCTGGTATGATTTTTGGACGGGCGAGCCCCTTTCGGGGGGAAAACCCAGGGTTTGGGAGGCTCCTTTAGGAAAACCCGGTGTTTTTGTTCCCGCAGGGGCTCTGCTGACCCTGGGCAACCCCCGGCAATCGACGAATGAGCCGCTCGCCGAACTTACCCTGGCCGTCTATCCCGGCGTATCCGGCCATTGGACTTTGATTGAAGATGATGGGGATTCCAATGATTATCAGCAAGGGGGGATAGCCGAAACCCGTTTTGCCCTTGAGTCCGATGGGGCTGCGGTCATTGTCCATGTTGATCGCCGTCAAGGCCCCTATCAGCCCTCACCAAGAATGTTTACTTTAAAAGTATACTTGCCCCAGCCACCGAAACAGGTTCTCTTTGATGACCTTGTGATAAATGACGGGCAATGGGAATCGACTTCCCAGGCCCTCCTGTTTTCCTATACCGACGATGGTCAGGCCCATAGGCTAGTGATTTCCCACTTATCATGA
- a CDS encoding putative bifunctional diguanylate cyclase/phosphodiesterase → MINFIDLGSEIFRTGFLLAIFGYLLWVGRTRRSLPPRGWNTLLSGFGLLVFGSLLDITDEFEALNPFFIVGNTHIQALLEKVVIFPLGYLLLLLGLMRWMPAVHGLSREVESRKQVERALEATVETRTGELKAANLALAEEVAVRRQAQEFLEITRARLEHLLTASPAVIYCCKVGGNYVNTFVSENVQALVGYKPKDFIEDSCFWINHVHPRDQERVAADLGALLQRGKACYEYRFRHQDGSYLWIHDELQLVRDADGQPLEIVGYWVDITDRKRVEQRQQRLSVILEASTDFVGFSDNEGIAQYVNQAGCRLAGMTAEEAVGQPITVFTPDWANIIIQNEGLPAAKRQGWWRGETALLHREGREIPVSQLILAHRTSEGEVEFFSTVARDISEHKAYESQLEYQANYDSLTGLPNRNLLQDRLEHAIAHARRIRQGVAVLFLDLDRFKMVNDSLGHDVGDALLKAVAERLRGCVRDEDTVSRLGGDEFVLVLEELRGGEMSRLIANKILAALQAPFALEGQTFRINASVGISLFSRDGKDALTLLKSADTALHWAKAQGRGCIRSYTSEMNAQVVERLTMEQSLRQALEREEFVLQYQPIMDLQTGSMVAVEALLRWQHPQLGVVPPAKFIPLAEELGIMPTVGEWVLRTACLQARRWQDAGLPMLTMSVNLSTQQFIQVDLTDRVAHILDETGLPPSCLAIEITESQIMQDVESAIASLRAFKEMKVHLSIDDFGTGYSSLIHLKRFPLNRLKIGKDFIHDFTKTPEDETIVLAVISLAHSLGLKVVAEGVETEEQLRFLWENGCEEMQGHYFSRPLPASEMEVLLQENRQLPLRSAYQSYH, encoded by the coding sequence GTGATTAATTTTATCGATCTCGGCTCTGAAATCTTCCGTACTGGTTTTTTACTGGCCATTTTTGGGTATCTGCTGTGGGTGGGTAGGACACGACGTAGTTTGCCTCCAAGGGGTTGGAATACCCTCCTCAGCGGCTTTGGCCTGCTGGTATTTGGAAGTCTCCTTGATATTACCGATGAATTCGAGGCGTTAAACCCTTTTTTTATTGTCGGCAACACTCATATCCAGGCGCTATTGGAAAAGGTCGTAATTTTTCCCCTGGGCTATCTCTTGCTGTTGCTGGGATTGATGCGGTGGATGCCGGCTGTCCATGGATTATCCCGGGAAGTGGAGAGTCGCAAGCAGGTGGAAAGAGCCCTAGAAGCGACAGTGGAAACCCGCACGGGTGAATTAAAAGCCGCCAATTTGGCCCTGGCGGAAGAAGTCGCTGTGCGCAGGCAAGCGCAGGAGTTTTTGGAAATAACGCGGGCAAGGCTTGAGCACCTACTCACTGCCAGCCCCGCCGTTATCTACTGTTGCAAAGTCGGCGGCAACTATGTCAATACCTTTGTCAGTGAAAATGTCCAGGCCTTAGTAGGCTATAAGCCCAAGGATTTTATTGAGGATTCTTGTTTCTGGATTAATCATGTGCATCCAAGGGACCAGGAGCGAGTGGCGGCGGATCTGGGGGCATTACTTCAGCGCGGTAAGGCTTGTTATGAATATCGTTTCCGGCATCAAGATGGAAGCTACCTCTGGATACATGATGAGTTGCAATTGGTGAGGGATGCAGATGGACAGCCCTTGGAGATCGTTGGCTATTGGGTTGATATTACTGATCGCAAGCGGGTAGAGCAGAGGCAGCAACGGTTAAGTGTTATTTTGGAAGCTTCTACCGATTTTGTCGGCTTTTCGGATAATGAGGGGATTGCCCAATATGTCAATCAGGCCGGCTGCCGCCTGGCGGGGATGACCGCTGAGGAAGCGGTGGGCCAGCCGATCACCGTATTTACCCCGGACTGGGCCAACATTATCATCCAAAATGAAGGTTTACCAGCGGCGAAGCGCCAGGGTTGGTGGCGGGGGGAGACGGCTTTGCTGCACCGGGAGGGCCGCGAAATTCCCGTATCTCAGCTTATCCTAGCCCATCGCACTTCTGAGGGGGAGGTTGAGTTTTTTTCCACCGTAGCCCGGGATATCAGTGAACACAAGGCCTACGAATCCCAACTAGAGTACCAGGCCAATTATGATAGTCTCACAGGCTTACCTAACCGGAATCTGCTGCAGGACCGACTCGAGCACGCCATTGCCCATGCCCGGCGCATCAGGCAGGGGGTCGCCGTGCTTTTTTTGGATTTGGACAGATTTAAAATGGTCAATGATAGCCTGGGCCATGATGTTGGTGATGCACTGTTAAAGGCCGTGGCCGAGCGGTTAAGGGGCTGTGTTCGTGACGAGGACACGGTTTCCCGCCTGGGCGGTGATGAATTCGTTTTGGTGTTGGAAGAATTGCGTGGGGGCGAGATGTCACGCCTCATCGCCAACAAAATCCTAGCGGCCCTGCAAGCCCCTTTTGCCCTTGAGGGACAGACTTTCCGTATCAACGCCAGTGTGGGTATTAGCCTCTTTTCCAGGGATGGGAAGGATGCCTTGACACTGCTCAAAAGCGCTGATACCGCGCTTCATTGGGCAAAAGCCCAGGGACGGGGATGCATTCGCAGCTATACCTCGGAGATGAATGCCCAGGTGGTGGAGCGCCTGACCATGGAGCAGTCACTGCGCCAGGCCTTGGAGCGAGAGGAGTTCGTACTCCAATATCAGCCGATAATGGATTTGCAGACCGGCAGTATGGTGGCGGTGGAGGCACTGTTGCGTTGGCAACACCCCCAGTTGGGGGTTGTTCCCCCTGCCAAGTTTATTCCTTTGGCCGAAGAGTTGGGAATAATGCCCACGGTTGGGGAGTGGGTGCTGAGGACCGCTTGCCTTCAAGCCCGCCGTTGGCAGGATGCTGGGTTGCCTATGCTGACCATGTCGGTGAACCTCTCGACGCAACAGTTTATCCAGGTCGATCTTACCGATCGGGTCGCCCACATCCTAGATGAAACCGGTTTACCGCCTTCTTGCCTTGCCATAGAAATTACCGAGAGCCAGATTATGCAGGATGTGGAGAGTGCGATCGCTTCCTTGAGGGCTTTCAAGGAAATGAAGGTGCATTTATCCATTGATGATTTCGGCACGGGTTATTCTTCGCTGATCCACCTCAAGCGTTTTCCCTTGAACCGGTTGAAGATCGGTAAGGATTTCATCCATGACTTCACCAAGACTCCAGAGGATGAGACTATTGTACTGGCGGTGATTTCTTTAGCCCATAGCTTAGGCCTTAAGGTGGTTGCTGAAGGTGTGGAGACGGAAGAACAGCTTCGCTTTTTATGGGAAAATGGTTGCGAGGAAATGCAAGGCCATTATTTCAGCCGTCCTTTACCTGCCTCGGAGATGGAAGTCCTGTTGCAAGAAAATCGTCAATTGCCCTTGCGTTCAGCCTACCAGTCATACCATTAA
- a CDS encoding NADH-quinone oxidoreductase subunit N encodes MSDFIALLPLLLLTLGSLALTLVVAFYRQHRLTLLATVFPLLLCLEMIPIAATVTPHQVSPLLIIDQYALFYTGLILAAALAVALLGYGYLQGLGDQPEEFYMLLLLATLGATVLAASNHFISLFLGLEILSVSLFALLAYPRHFRPSLEAGVKYLILSGASSAMLLFGIALIYAEMGTLEFGHLSTLLNRGEISSNVFFLAGLVFIISGLSFKLSWVPFHLWTPDVYQGAPAPVTAFLTTVSKGAVFALLLRFFIQVEGDNHHLLTVILSLIAWLSILVGNLLALLQNNIKRILAYSSIAHLGYLLVALLASGSLGMEAVMFYWVVYFIMNLGAFGVVTVLSSPAQEKQNLEDYQGLFWHRPALAGMFTFTLLSLAGIPLTAGFIGKFYIFTASVEAALWPLLFTLIIGSTLGLFYYLRIIIALYRLPTAEIERVYPSTLPLTSSLMLALLALLLVWWGVYPEPLMQFIQTVAMTLL; translated from the coding sequence ATGTCTGATTTTATTGCCTTGCTGCCTTTGCTGCTCCTAACCCTCGGGTCCCTAGCCCTCACCTTGGTGGTGGCCTTTTATCGCCAGCATCGGTTGACCTTGCTGGCGACGGTGTTCCCATTGCTGCTCTGCCTAGAGATGATACCCATCGCCGCTACGGTGACCCCCCATCAGGTATCGCCCTTGTTGATCATCGATCAATATGCCCTGTTTTACACCGGGCTCATCTTGGCCGCAGCCTTGGCCGTGGCCCTCCTGGGCTATGGTTATCTGCAAGGGCTTGGAGATCAGCCAGAAGAGTTCTATATGCTCTTGCTCTTAGCCACCCTAGGGGCAACCGTCCTGGCTGCCAGCAATCATTTTATCTCCCTCTTCCTGGGCCTTGAAATCTTAAGCGTCTCCCTGTTTGCTTTGCTGGCCTACCCGCGCCACTTCCGACCCTCCCTTGAGGCGGGGGTGAAATATTTGATTCTCTCCGGCGCTTCTTCGGCGATGTTACTGTTTGGTATCGCCCTTATCTATGCCGAAATGGGGACCCTAGAATTTGGGCATCTCAGTACCCTTCTGAACCGCGGCGAAATTTCTTCTAATGTCTTTTTTCTGGCGGGCCTCGTTTTCATCATTAGCGGTTTGAGCTTTAAACTTTCATGGGTGCCTTTTCACCTCTGGACTCCCGATGTTTATCAAGGGGCACCGGCCCCGGTGACTGCTTTTCTCACCACCGTATCCAAAGGGGCGGTATTTGCCCTGTTATTGCGTTTTTTTATTCAAGTGGAAGGTGACAACCATCACCTCCTCACCGTGATACTCAGCCTGATCGCCTGGCTCTCCATTTTGGTCGGTAATTTACTTGCGCTGCTGCAAAATAATATCAAGCGGATTCTGGCCTATTCTTCCATCGCTCACCTGGGCTACTTATTAGTAGCCCTTCTAGCCAGCGGAAGCCTGGGCATGGAAGCAGTCATGTTCTATTGGGTAGTCTATTTCATAATGAATTTAGGGGCCTTTGGGGTAGTAACCGTGCTCTCCTCACCGGCCCAGGAAAAGCAAAACCTAGAGGACTATCAGGGGTTATTCTGGCACCGGCCGGCGCTGGCTGGCATGTTTACTTTCACCCTGCTCTCCCTAGCGGGTATCCCCCTGACGGCAGGGTTTATCGGCAAGTTCTATATCTTCACCGCCAGTGTTGAGGCCGCCCTATGGCCACTCCTGTTTACACTCATCATTGGCAGCACCCTGGGCCTATTTTATTACCTGCGAATCATCATTGCCCTGTACCGCTTGCCTACCGCAGAAATAGAACGGGTTTATCCTTCTACCCTACCGCTGACCAGCAGTTTAATGCTCGCTTTACTTGCCTTGTTGCTAGTGTGGTGGGGGGTCTACCCTGAACCATTAATGCAGTTCATTCAAACTGTAGCCATGACGCTGCTTTAG
- the nuoM gene encoding NADH-quinone oxidoreductase subunit M has product MILIWLLVILIVGGVGAWVAERQHPLWSRIIALLALGINFLLVAALWLSQANPFAIAGQGAWLVELDWPWIAHFGIRFHLALDGLSLLLVLLACFLGLMAVVASWTEIQYRVGFFHFNLLWVLTGVIGVFMALDLFLFFFFWEVMLVPMYFLIAIWGHERRLPAAFKFFIFTHSSGLMLLVAILVLVWTHYQHTGVLTFDYFDLLGASLDPNTAFWIALGFFIAFTVKLPAVPLHSWLPDAHTQASTGGSVILAGVLLKTGAYGLLRFVVPLFPATAFDYSPVIMLLGVIGILYGAVLAFAQQDVKRLIAYSSISHMGFVLLGVFAWNPVALQGAVMQMLAHGISVAALFMVAGALQERLHTRDMGRMGGLWSKAPRLAAISLFFAVAALGLPGLANFMGEFLVLLGTYQVSIAFTAAAALGLILSVVYALIMVQKTLHGEAEEQRRFADFSTGDMAAMGAMIFILFWLGLYPQPVFDMAHPALEGLQQWVMEPPRQN; this is encoded by the coding sequence ATGATACTCATCTGGTTACTTGTAATCTTAATCGTAGGGGGAGTTGGGGCCTGGGTTGCCGAACGCCAGCATCCCCTCTGGTCTCGGATCATTGCCTTGCTTGCCCTAGGAATCAATTTCCTCTTGGTGGCGGCATTATGGCTATCGCAAGCGAATCCCTTTGCCATTGCCGGGCAAGGGGCTTGGTTGGTGGAATTGGACTGGCCCTGGATCGCCCATTTTGGGATCCGCTTTCATCTGGCCTTGGATGGACTGAGCCTCCTCTTGGTGCTCCTGGCCTGTTTCCTGGGGCTCATGGCAGTAGTGGCTTCCTGGACTGAGATCCAATACCGGGTTGGCTTTTTTCATTTCAACTTGTTATGGGTCCTCACGGGAGTCATTGGGGTCTTTATGGCCCTGGATTTGTTTCTGTTCTTTTTCTTCTGGGAAGTGATGCTGGTCCCCATGTATTTTCTCATCGCCATTTGGGGCCACGAGCGTCGCCTCCCGGCGGCCTTCAAGTTTTTTATCTTTACCCATAGCAGTGGCCTGATGCTGCTGGTGGCGATCCTGGTGCTGGTCTGGACTCATTATCAGCATACGGGTGTGTTGACCTTTGATTATTTTGACCTGCTGGGCGCCTCCCTCGATCCCAATACCGCCTTTTGGATAGCGCTCGGATTTTTTATTGCCTTTACCGTCAAGCTGCCCGCAGTGCCCTTGCACTCTTGGCTGCCGGATGCCCATACTCAGGCCTCCACCGGCGGCAGCGTGATTCTAGCGGGAGTACTCTTAAAGACGGGGGCTTATGGATTGCTCCGTTTCGTGGTTCCCCTGTTCCCTGCCACTGCGTTTGATTATAGCCCGGTGATCATGCTGCTAGGGGTAATCGGGATCCTCTATGGAGCGGTACTGGCCTTCGCCCAACAAGATGTCAAGCGCTTAATCGCCTACAGCAGTATCAGCCATATGGGTTTTGTCCTCCTAGGCGTGTTTGCCTGGAATCCGGTGGCCCTCCAAGGCGCGGTCATGCAAATGCTGGCCCACGGCATCTCCGTCGCGGCCCTGTTTATGGTCGCCGGCGCCCTGCAAGAACGCCTTCACACCCGGGACATGGGCCGCATGGGAGGGCTGTGGAGCAAAGCTCCCCGGCTGGCGGCCATCAGCTTATTTTTTGCCGTAGCGGCCCTGGGTCTCCCTGGGCTCGCCAATTTTATGGGAGAGTTCTTGGTATTGCTGGGAACTTATCAGGTCAGTATTGCTTTCACCGCCGCCGCCGCCCTGGGGCTTATTCTCTCCGTGGTCTATGCCTTGATCATGGTGCAGAAAACCCTCCACGGTGAGGCGGAAGAACAACGGCGCTTCGCGGATTTTTCTACCGGGGATATGGCCGCCATGGGCGCCATGATTTTCATCCTCTTTTGGCTGGGACTATATCCCCAACCGGTATTCGATATGGCCCATCCTGCCCTGGAGGGGTTACAGCAATGGGTCATGGAACCGCCAAGACAAAACTGA
- the nuoL gene encoding NADH-quinone oxidoreductase subunit L, giving the protein MLKLLWLIPTLPLAGFVLLILAPGQLSKKLSAFIGVGSVALSALLALGLGMEFLQSPPSGNAYRQILWTWMTIADFTPHIGLYLDSLSLVMILVITWVSFLIHLYSTEFMLDEAGYQRFFAYMNLFVASMLLLVLADDLLFLYLGWEGVGLCSYLLIGFWYQDPANGYAARKAFLVTRVGDTAMALGLLLLVTHLGTLNIQLLMERASQAWPVGSVLALAAAALLLGGAVGKSAQLPLQTWLPNAMAGPTPVSALIHAATMVTAGVYLIARTHVLFELAPPVHTAVAVIGAFTLLLAACSALVQTDIKRILAYSTMSQIGYMFLALGVGAWSAAIFHFMTHAFFKALLFLSAGVVITSLQHEHNIFKMGGLRRQLPLAFWGFLIGAASLASLPLITAGFYSKDLILWQVWSSPLGGGWLWAAGLIGALLTAVYIFRGWFIAFFGPVKTTVGKKPGMLMGIPLLVLSLLSIVGGWVEWLPMGGDQPFFSSLLHLTLPELEAGHGSPWVELSLQITASTASLLGVVLAYLFFLSKPQWRQALLEKRPVSALRRFWYAGWGFDGVYQLFLVRPLQWFAHLNRNDFIDAFSRGMGWLLVWPFLWLARVNKNDFIDAFYRGMAWLAQVGHQGLSRTQTGLVRWYTGGIAAGAALLIAMVVFL; this is encoded by the coding sequence ATGCTAAAACTCCTATGGCTCATCCCCACCCTGCCCTTGGCCGGTTTTGTCCTGTTAATACTGGCCCCTGGCCAACTGTCCAAAAAACTTAGCGCCTTCATTGGCGTGGGCTCGGTGGCGTTATCCGCCCTCTTAGCCTTAGGCCTTGGCATGGAGTTTCTACAATCCCCGCCTTCGGGAAATGCCTATAGGCAAATTTTATGGACCTGGATGACTATTGCTGATTTTACTCCCCACATTGGTCTCTATTTAGATTCCCTCTCCCTGGTCATGATCCTGGTCATCACCTGGGTAAGCTTTCTGATCCATCTTTATTCCACCGAATTTATGCTTGATGAAGCCGGTTACCAGCGCTTCTTTGCCTATATGAACCTGTTTGTTGCCTCCATGCTGCTGCTGGTATTGGCCGATGATTTGTTATTCCTTTATCTGGGCTGGGAGGGGGTGGGACTGTGCAGTTACTTGCTGATTGGCTTTTGGTACCAGGACCCTGCCAATGGTTATGCGGCCCGCAAGGCTTTTCTGGTCACTCGAGTCGGGGATACCGCCATGGCCCTAGGGCTGCTGTTGTTGGTCACTCACCTGGGGACACTCAATATTCAATTGCTCATGGAACGGGCCTCGCAAGCGTGGCCTGTGGGCTCCGTGCTAGCCCTAGCGGCGGCCGCCCTGCTGCTCGGGGGCGCGGTCGGCAAATCAGCCCAACTGCCCCTGCAAACCTGGCTGCCCAATGCCATGGCCGGTCCTACCCCGGTCAGTGCCCTTATCCATGCCGCCACCATGGTTACTGCCGGAGTTTACTTGATCGCCCGCACTCATGTGCTGTTTGAACTGGCTCCCCCCGTCCATACGGCGGTGGCGGTGATCGGAGCGTTCACTTTACTGCTGGCAGCCTGTAGCGCCTTGGTCCAAACCGATATCAAACGGATTCTGGCCTACTCCACCATGAGCCAAATTGGCTATATGTTTTTGGCCTTAGGGGTCGGCGCTTGGTCGGCGGCTATTTTTCATTTCATGACTCACGCCTTTTTTAAGGCCCTGCTGTTCCTGAGCGCTGGGGTGGTCATTACCAGCCTGCAGCACGAGCATAACATTTTCAAAATGGGCGGCTTACGAAGGCAGCTTCCCCTTGCCTTCTGGGGGTTTCTCATCGGTGCCGCCTCCCTGGCCTCTTTACCCCTGATTACTGCCGGTTTCTATAGTAAGGATTTGATTCTATGGCAGGTTTGGTCGTCCCCCTTAGGGGGAGGCTGGCTCTGGGCAGCAGGCCTCATAGGGGCTCTATTAACGGCGGTATACATTTTTCGGGGCTGGTTTATCGCCTTTTTTGGCCCGGTAAAAACGACCGTGGGCAAAAAACCGGGCATGCTTATGGGTATTCCCTTACTGGTGCTCTCCTTGCTCTCCATCGTTGGGGGCTGGGTGGAATGGTTGCCAATGGGCGGGGATCAACCCTTTTTCTCTAGCCTATTGCACTTAACCCTTCCTGAGCTGGAAGCAGGGCATGGAAGCCCATGGGTGGAGCTTAGTTTGCAAATTACAGCCTCGACGGCCTCCTTGCTAGGTGTTGTGCTGGCTTATTTATTTTTCTTGAGTAAGCCCCAATGGCGCCAGGCCCTGCTAGAAAAAAGGCCGGTTTCGGCATTAAGGCGTTTCTGGTACGCCGGCTGGGGCTTTGATGGGGTATACCAGCTGTTCCTAGTACGCCCTTTGCAGTGGTTTGCCCACCTGAATAGAAATGACTTTATCGATGCCTTTTCTCGGGGAATGGGCTGGCTATTGGTATGGCCTTTCCTGTGGCTCGCCCGAGTTAATAAAAATGACTTCATTGATGCCTTTTATCGGGGAATGGCCTGGCTAGCGCAAGTGGGCCACCAGGGGCTCAGCCGGACCCAAACCGGACTGGTACGCTGGTATACCGGAGGCATTGCCGCTGGGGCTGCCCTACTTATCGCCATGGTGGTGTTCCTATGA
- the nuoK gene encoding NADH-quinone oxidoreductase subunit NuoK codes for MISIPIEHGLYLAAALFLLGLMGVLVRRNLIFMLMSLEIMLNATGLAFIVAGARWGEAEGQIFFMLILTLAAAEAAIGLALILLIYRHFGTLDADRISEMRG; via the coding sequence ATGATTTCGATTCCCATAGAGCATGGTTTGTATTTAGCTGCCGCCCTTTTTTTACTGGGGTTAATGGGCGTTCTGGTGCGCCGCAATCTGATATTCATGCTCATGTCCCTGGAAATCATGCTCAATGCCACCGGGCTGGCTTTCATCGTGGCCGGTGCCCGCTGGGGGGAAGCAGAGGGGCAGATTTTTTTCATGCTTATTCTGACCCTAGCCGCTGCAGAGGCGGCCATCGGTCTGGCACTCATTCTGCTGATTTACCGGCATTTTGGCACTTTAGATGCCGATCGCATCAGTGAGATGAGGGGTTGA
- the nuoJ gene encoding NADH-quinone oxidoreductase subunit J — MEITFYIAAFVAVVSTAMVITRLNPVHALLYLIVSLLSVALIFFLLGAPFAAALEVLIYAGAIMVLFVFVVMMLNLGKEAIAQENRWLNPQMWIGPGALSFILLIELIYLLEKESSLLSSAEMVEPQQVGRALFGPYLLAVELAAMLLLAGLVGAYHLGRREQEEGP; from the coding sequence ATGGAAATCACCTTCTATATTGCAGCTTTTGTCGCCGTTGTTTCCACTGCCATGGTGATCACCCGCTTAAATCCCGTCCATGCATTGCTTTATTTAATCGTTTCTCTGCTCTCGGTGGCCTTAATTTTTTTTCTCCTCGGCGCGCCCTTTGCAGCCGCCTTAGAAGTCCTCATCTACGCCGGTGCCATTATGGTGCTCTTCGTCTTCGTGGTGATGATGCTCAATCTAGGAAAAGAGGCGATTGCCCAGGAAAATCGCTGGCTCAACCCCCAGATGTGGATAGGTCCTGGAGCTTTGTCCTTTATTTTGCTGATAGAACTGATTTATCTCCTGGAAAAAGAGAGCAGTCTCCTCTCCAGTGCTGAAATGGTTGAACCCCAACAGGTGGGCAGGGCCCTATTTGGTCCTTATTTATTGGCGGTTGAACTGGCGGCCATGCTGCTGCTAGCAGGCTTGGTGGGAGCCTATCACCTCGGGCGAAGAGAACAGGAGGAGGGCCCATAA